A window of the Rubeoparvulum massiliense genome harbors these coding sequences:
- a CDS encoding Fic/DOC family protein, with amino-acid sequence MGKYNPENQDAYLLKHNFFGATSYDELEQLEAVAFSIRASQLESKGFVWLHPLSIDTLKRLHYFLFQDAYPFAGKIRDVQLMKGQTRFCQVEFIESNLYELILQLQGESVWKSIEQASERLAYYKSELNMIHPFREGNGRTIRLVIREIARSQGYDWDFQKIDRHYYMKAMIQSVVDESLLRKLLNETLSKNLTSNG; translated from the coding sequence ATGGGGAAATATAATCCTGAAAATCAAGATGCATATTTATTAAAACATAATTTCTTTGGAGCTACCTCGTATGATGAATTAGAGCAACTGGAAGCAGTTGCTTTTTCTATACGTGCTTCACAATTAGAAAGTAAAGGTTTTGTTTGGTTGCACCCTCTTTCAATTGATACGCTAAAGCGATTGCATTATTTTCTGTTTCAAGATGCTTATCCATTTGCAGGTAAAATTCGAGATGTTCAATTGATGAAGGGACAAACACGATTTTGTCAGGTAGAGTTTATTGAATCAAATTTATATGAATTAATTCTTCAATTGCAAGGGGAATCTGTTTGGAAGTCGATAGAGCAAGCGTCTGAAAGATTAGCTTATTATAAGTCAGAACTTAATATGATTCATCCTTTCCGAGAAGGGAATGGCCGAACGATTCGTTTAGTCATTCGTGAGATTGCACGCAGTCAGGGATACGATTGGGATTTTCAAAAAATTGATCGTCATTATTACATGAAAGCGATGATTCAATCAGTTGTTGACGAATCTCTTTTACGGAAATTATTGAATGAAACCTTGAGCAAGAATTTAACCTCTAATGGCTAA